The genome window caGCCTGTGGGATTttttcccactaaaaccacccccgactccctccctgccccgcggaaccaccataaagtattacatcacggggcagagtcagctcactctagcttgatcccatttcttctatacgcggcgcacgtgaccgcgcttttctcctctctaaacaCTAAATATCAATGTCACACTTGaatgagtagtttgacatgctagtAGTAAAGTAGTACATCTCCCTGTTTGAGGAATCAATACCAAATTCACCTTTAGTCCATGTTTAAGCTGTGCGAAAAACAACCTAAttggaatcgattcaatgtctgtctgtttatctgtctgtccctatttggtgagaacatgtggtctacgaatacctttacatatagcaactgGCGCCCCTTCCTGTTGATCATAAAAAGGAAATCACATTAGAAGGCGTATTTTCATgtaatttttgagatttttagcGGGAAGAATTCTTTAGTAATGaagagctgcagacggagaaggatgaaggcgcctaaaaacaggacaaattgtaccaactggtcctccaagttgaggttgggtagggctgacagcatggaagcattttctcatggaaagtgcgctccctgtacagagaagcaGCTGCCAAGGAGCTAGCCGCTACCCTGTCCGAATATGGGGCTGATCTAACAGCATTACATGAGATGCGTtgaatagggaccggtttcctgaagaataaccactacactatatattatagcggccatccaataaaccatgtgctgggagtagatttcttaatcagtcaaaaaatgaaacctactgtcatcataagcgaacggctatgcactattCACTTGCGAGGCGAATTTAGAATTGTGAGCCTCATTAGTCTGCACacacctacagaggagactgcagagtcggagaaggatacctcctgCGAGGCAGTATAACGAATCCTCGacgcctgtcccaagtatgatatcgacatcatacttggaggttttaacagccaagtaggaaaggagcccgtattcaggcgatccgctggctcccatagcttagatcaatacaaatgataacgaactgcggattattcaattagcaggatcacacgaaatggttgttggaagtacctggtttgcgcgaaaagcggtccacaagcaaacGTGGGTCTCTCTAGACGGGTCCACCTTTAACCAAATTGCCCACATGCTAATCGAAGgccgccacctcccagccttgagGTATGTCAAAATATATATAGGGGCGCCaagatagactcggatcactatctcttggtcatggtgctccggggtcgaataacaacatcacctagaatcccctgtggcaatcaggtgagacttAACACTTAAGCCGTCGACAGCAAAGCGCTTTGTAACACTTAtatgggggaaatggatgccgtaataaccgcagtcagccgCAGATAAAGCCTGAACGAattattttcacaaccacctcaacagcgttatcattgatatggccacaaacatacttggccccactcGCAAAAAAGAGctagaacggctggttcgacgatgaatgtaaactagcaacggaaaggaagaatgcgcttaccgagtaatattgcattctcaaagacttATCATCAACTCCGGCttgcggagaagtgacttcacagacgggaaaacgaagcctgggagaaccaataggtctgtgaactcatgAAGTATACAGAGCAACCACCACCACCTTGATGcccaccctgccgagacaaagagggaaatctgatttacgacagaatgggcatataagAGTCATGGGGtgattattttgattttgatgaatatggaggcgaccaattacaccaaacgaTTCATCAgcttatactcaaggtgtgagacagcgaatcaatgcctgacgactggcaagcaTTATCTCCCATACATAACAaaagagatatcacgcagtgcaacaattatagacgtatcatgttgccctgatccaatatggattgttgcgccaacgattattatatgttgctgagtaacatctataatATACTCTCCGcaataggatcactctcgagaccattcggcatcaacaatgGTATATATGaccaggggatgccctatcatgcgtcctttttaatttggctctggaaaagtgatccacgatgctgaagtaaatctgagaggcaccatcctctttaagtccagtcaactactggcctatgctgacgatatcgacatcatgaggagaatgactcgagacgtacaaactgccctcatgcggatcgagcaggcggcgcgagatttggGGCTGCAcaataatgaaggcaaaacaaaatatatggtggcaatgtcagcaccaaaaaccaaccaacaacatcaattcgcaccggtcaaacgagagaataataaagataggagactacagctttgtgaccgttgataacttcttttatctagggtcgaaaatcacaatcgataacagctatgatgatgaaatccgcgcacggttgtttgcagcctacagagactatttcagcttataaaaactgttccgttcgaaacgtctcaacatagggtcaaagctcttactgtacaagacaatgatcttaccagtcatgtattcctcggagacttgggttcttaacaagaaaaattacgaacgcTCAACGGCATTCGAgagaaaatcctccgaagaatttttggccctgtccatgaggatagacgattctgtagcctacattacgacgaaatccatgagcaatatcatgaccgtccaaTCACAGATAAACTCccactcaataggttgcgatggaggaggggtcacttaatcagtatggatgtggatgatcccacccagaacgtctataagaacaatatctaaggtagaaaaagaagacgaggcagaccctgtctaataTGGAGCGATATCGTAGGACTCCATACAgcttacggatatcgaattgatggacctagaCACAATaccggaatatctggagttccgtattaaggcaggcctagaccggataccggtaacTTTGCAGGTGTCTTGAGTTCAACATGGTAAAGGTTTTTATCTCCAAAAATACTCCAGCCAAAACTGAATTATTAGTTGACTTCAAAATGTAATAATGTAACGTTTTGAAGTGTAAGGTATGTTAGTGTTAATTTGGCAGAAAACCTACTTTTATCAGTAATGCTAACGGTTTCATGCAAATATGCCGCGCTCTAGAGCATCTTAAAGTGGCACTATTACCACCACTGTGAAAACATTCTTAGACCTCTAAACTATAAGGTAATATGAATTTtaggcaaaaaaaaactttccaatCTGAAGCGCTAAACTTCTGGTTATTGTTTGTCAAAAACTAACACTTCAGACGCACGTGATTATCGTCCCCTGTTAATTGTTTCAAACTCTGGATTTTTCAGGCGAAGAAAACCGCTGAAATCTTGTCACGGgcatatggaaaaggaaaggatTACCAAAACATCGTAAGTACATTTCAAAAAACGTATCTCTAGATTATTTCTAAGCGAATTCTTCTTGAATAAAGATCGACAAGTTCCTAACGAAGAGCATAAGGCAGGAAACGAAATTTACAGCTTACGGATTCTTCGTTATCGACAATTCAACATTATTCAAGGTAATTCCAACTTGCACTACGGCAAATTATAGACCTTCAACTAAAGCCCATTATATTACAGATTATATCAGCCGTCACAACGTATTTGGTAATATTAATACAGTTCAAGCAACTAGAGGAATCTAAGAACGATTGAAATTAAACCCACTTAAATAACCCACCTGACAATTTAACTATGAAGCACAGCACCGATTCAGATTATATACTTTTTTGaacatattatacatatatttacatattcgTGCATGAACAGTTTGATTCAACAAATAAAGTATTACTGTGTGATTAgtgatctttttcttttttagcaaGAAGTGGCTTTGATCCGTTTGGatcgatttcgaaaattttCCCTGCCATAGACTCCCAAATCTCCATCTAGTATCTCAAGTCGTCGTTGCATCGTTCCAACTTTTGGTCGTTTCACATCGACTTCTatactcagaccaatcttagctaaTAAGTTTTCGTCCGCGTAAATTACATGACCTTGCAAATTTTCCGCGATCAGTGCAACACCATATCGAACGCGGATGTCCTATTATTATTTCGGTAAACCAAAGCAACATCTATGTCCCCACTACTGCGAGGCGCGGCtaattgtctttgatagtcggtTTGTACTAAGAACCATAAAAGTTGACATGATGCGCGACGCTTCGGAGAATTTTGTGcttgggacgttcgttgattTGTCGGTCACAAaaccaccagttgtggaacatcaATTCATCCACGTTGtgttgatgcgtgaagcaattccataatGCAGTTCACTGTTGgcagataacattgacccgagctaTTTAGACTGTTCAATTCTCTTCAGGTCGTGAAAGTGATTGTGTCTGCTGGGTCGTcaaaacttctgtttcgttcaGATTCAACTGAACACTATGGTTTTTGAGGCAATGATTCCACTCTCTAAAAGTCCCTCGAGTTCGGATTTGTTTTAAGATGTTAGGAGAACGTAATCTGTATGGTGCAAtgtgtagagcgctggacgCTGGATGTCCCGTATTACAATGCTGGGGGAGCTTTTTTGTAGTACACCAGTCATATTTCAAACGTTCCTCTTCGAATCGAAATCCTCTGATATTAGGTGTGGCCGCAAAATATGTCCTATAAGTTGGTGTACCGCACTGTCAAACGCCCTCTCTAGAACCAAAaaaagcaatgtaaagagagtgatgcttctcacgggcTCTATGAGTGACCGCACAGCGTTATCAAGAATTCCTTCAAAACTTTTCATGATATCGGATCGAACCGTAATTCAAACATTCTGCTAAACAACATTTTCCCATATCAAAACAGTCGTGCTTTCTTACTAATCAGATAGTATTCTACCATCCTCTATAAAGCAATTGAAGAACATATTAAACCAGAATATTGGGtcccatctgtttgctttcaagAGCTCAGCTGTAATGTCCCCATGTCATATCAAATCCTGTTGACTTCCTTAATTTCATtagagtaggctgacatttatagagaacggacgtgtctacaaattaatattataataaaaataatttaaaattgaaattaaattaacttttatcaagagtataaaaagatattaatattacttaattaataatatataatttaaaacttaattgaaactaatttacttttgatttgttatctaagttactttttccttaaaaaattttgagaaaaactttgctttttttggcttggcggtaatgagcggcgagccggccACGGGTGGcgggccccccaccataaggcctaggggcactcggatcgatCGTGGAGTCCGcgacgaggaggatccagacttgaaaacagCCAAAataaggatagccaatcttgaaagaagaaatggcgagctggcgaagacactcgaagatttgaaaaatcaaatgataatattgatcaagaaaaatggcaaggttacggagcagctaatggctggggaggcgggttCGCcacctccaaaggtagccaggaaaaaagtgaagctttcttcgactacttctgtagtcatggaggaaccgggctccGTATGGCGGACATGGAAAACAGTAaagctgacgatacgagagagagagagatacgagtgaaaatttaaaaaatggtccgactgggcatacaattagcacccgaaataaagaaaaggggtagaaatttagccactctacttaatgggagcacggggctctcgaatttttttattaaaaagacgggggcctaagtcaaatgtaacaaaattgcaaattacaaaaaagcacgggaggtcctcgagggGGTGAAGGCTCCTcatttcacctacactccaaaggaagagaaggtgcaaaccttccttctgaaaggcttggatgcggaggaagagcccgatgaggtgctcaaaatactCCGGGAGACGaaaactgaggtcaagttcctctcagtgtcacgcttaAGTATGAGTAGATCCGTTtttgaaaaacgaatcctgccgcacttcctcgtgtagataagcccggagagccgaggaagcgatctgatcggcatcaagttgcttaattaccaggccattcgttttgagcgcctgctaaggggcgaaatagtccagtgtcgaagatgccagcgctatggtcaatcggcagtgaactgtcaaatgaccttatgatgtgtaaagtgcgggaaagaccataccgcagccgaatgttcgctgactgaagcagatggcaaggaaaaaactttctgtgtcaactgcggaagtgGAGGGCATCCGGcgtcgtaccgtggatgtcctgcataccgcaatgttaaggtcacaaggcagcaggcaccgagatcggcccaaaggacgaaggtgtcagcggcgttggacggtacAGTCCCtttggcaccaatcgtctcggggattcCATTTgaagaagtagttcgacaagggggagctaagaagccccaacaatatgcaagtggcgggatgaagaccatcctcaataaaatactaacctagtgtgaaaacatgcagcatacgctacacgtacacaatacaaaaataaacagcataacagaatatttacaaaaacagcatgtcgctgctaggtctgcagtcacagcggtaccactgggtggtctccggatcatcgcgattaatgtgaattccatcgtaggaatccatcgaagagcggagcggacaacagcctgacatagtcttgatttcagaaacccacccaGTCCCAggtattcgataacattcaaggattttgaattcatgaggaacgatagacgaaattgtgatgggggaggcggtaccggaatacttgtgggtcgccattatcgtttcaggcatattaattgggctgaatttgaaacctttgagtgtatcgaagtctcatgtattctgttttcactgcctagaggagggaatttatacactCTGTCAGTCTATGGAGTGagaaacaatcgagccaagttcaaggaggaattccattctctgttcacgatactcgaactgaataggctgcataattattatattatagctggcgacttgaatgctaagcatacctcgtggctaaacgccacaaacaatcccaaagGGGTATTCcttaaatcttggatagagcaataccagatagagtataaatgcgaattatatgggtcagagagtccaacctggcccagggcaaattcctatttggatttgtgcattgctgacgcgcgcttgaactttaatttaaggaatcctcaacggaaactacagactcttccttacgatagcgaccataacgctattcttattgaagttctgtttgatggacgaagagttcgccttctgccgatggacagtggcgtccacaggctgaactttaaacaaacagattggaagaagagaggtttattcgagGATATCGAgaagaatgcccacctcttgatggggaaaacgataatacaattgcaccaggtggcaggaacttgagcaacgaggaaatacttcagtatcttttcaagctggagaacttgacgctggaaaccaATGAACAAgacgtccctaagattaaacctcgcaataatatggaacgATATGAAACTGCAcacataaaacggttgaaaaaagtgaaaagccttctgctcactcgcgtcaacaaaatctatcggagatatggggactatcatcatcccatattggttgagttgaaATCACTTcaaaagatcgcgcgggatcttatccgtcaacattatgtaaatgaagtgaactcccaatggcgggagatCCAGATttcatgtttactaagataaatacgttattccggaagaagtcacgagtaactgtgctgagaattaaaatcggtggcaacgagatacaacacctcaggtatagacaccaatagtgtaactgctgatgcacaagtcaattacatcgtgatggatgatgctcagAAACTCGAACTTACAGGGGAGCATTTTGAATCGGTGCGTCGGCCCAGAACGGCCCagaaggcgtaggtcaggacgccagacagcttttagggatatcgaactggtggacctcggcacaaaaccgggatgtccggaattccttattaaggcaggcctagacccaaCAAGAGGAGGGTACTGACAGCAGcatccagcgacctctgaatgtgacggcaataccacCAATTACCAGtaacgagctgctggaaatctgcgcaAGAATAGGAGATAagaaagctccgggtctggatggcgtgccctTAAGCTTGTcctgaaatccagaccggacatattcgctgagttgctcgaagcgtgcatgtgcgAGGGGATATTTCAGTTGTTCCGCTTTTGGGGCAATCGTTTGAAATGAaaggattttttaatttttaattttttctcttttgaattttaaacaagacgggaaactggaagctagacgcttcaagtgtgaaaggttttgcgtatttcttttataaaaagatttaaGTATGGATttctcccattagtatgtagcaggtAACATATGcgaaagtatccactttcaagtgatattgacaagtcttgaatttgcgcagAAGCGACGGCTTTGACCTATTAGagctttgttaggaatagtgcaattttcacaacccacattgctgcaaaatttcgtgattctagggtgaacttaaggggggttttcctgccaattgctACAAATTAtagcaatgtactattattaactttatttgaacaggtatcggtatggaaggtatttcgaagcctaggcaccatacagtggcagcctcctgattttttgtgATGGTCACTTGGTGGTCACTTCAACActccgcattccccacctttccaaaaaatgtcaaaactaagaccagcttcgaaaagtactaacggaggcctttcatttgaaaaatgtaaccgtttccgagaaaaatgcgtatcgCAGACAggtaataatgttttgttttacacaaaatttcaaaaatggaaatatctaattggatcagggtatTCATGcgagttagagcacttcattcaaggtcgTAacgtacagtacactgtagcaggcctgtgattattaccctgttaAAGCCCAGAAAACCCACAAATAAGAACATAAGTAATCCAGACATGAATAAACGAAAAATAATCAATTGCCGTTGAAACCTTGCCCCGACAGTAAGACAATTCGAGctaatggaaaaatttaaaaaacgtATTTATGTGCGCATCTGCATAATTGCAGTTTGCAATAATTGCATATGCATATGGATGAAtagcatatacatatttgtATTCAATTGTTGTCAGGGACCACTTAACGGAAATTGAAGTGAAATTGTAGAAAGTAAATTATAAAGTGTTTCGATCTGCAGGAGTTGACGTTGCGTTATTGATGATaaatcgaaatgaggatataatTTTAAAAGAAGTCAAATACTTCCTGCTAGTCCTATGGATTTTAGGATTATTTCCTCGTTTGAGAGATTATGACCCGCGTGTTTGTGTTTCACTACGATTACATCAttttcaagtttttattattgtcGTAGGCGTACTTGTGTCTATCAATTTCAGTTTTTATGTGTTCTTTTGTGTTAAGAACTTTCATTATTTCACATTGTTCAGCGATGGATATCAAACTGAAACCCTCAACCAACTCATGGAGTTATCTCTTTGTGTAGTCGCCATGACCTGTATATTCTATGTGAACACTCTAAACGCGAAAGAACAGTTTACTATTCTAAACGATCTCTTGCGCCTGGATCGTAACTTCGTTAAGTTTAATAAAAAGCTAACAAGTACTTCTCAAAAGTACTTAATTACTTTAGTTATTTGTCcacctttttatttatttcttctcgCACAAACTTTCATTCAACGGAGAGAAGAGATTCTGTTTTCTATCTTTACAATACTATATTACTCAATTGTGATCACTGTGTGCCTTTCACAAGTGCTACTTATCGCGTACTTTTTGAAAGTGATAACAAAtcgtttgaaaattttaaactcCACTCTTCACTTTTCAAGAATACCTCAAACAAGGTGTAGGGAGTTGGTAATGATTTTAGCGTTGAGGGAAAATATCCACGATATTATTACTAAACTAAATGCAACGTATGGGTTCACATCTTTATTATGTATTGCGTATGGAGCATTCTCCATTACAGGTGATACATTCTATTTGTTGGATACACTGACAGATCCAGAGTATCCATTTCAAAGCTTGATCGCTAACATCAGTTGGTtactaacttttttttttatactgtATC of Hermetia illucens chromosome 4, iHerIll2.2.curated.20191125, whole genome shotgun sequence contains these proteins:
- the LOC119655068 gene encoding gustatory receptor 68a-like isoform X1 translates to MWICSYSLYIVSLCIRCGRLKTEAKKTAEILSRAYGKGKDYQNIIDKFLTKSIRQETKFTAYGFFVIDNSTLFKIISAVTTYLVILIQFKQLEESKND